The following are encoded in a window of Sminthopsis crassicaudata isolate SCR6 chromosome 5, ASM4859323v1, whole genome shotgun sequence genomic DNA:
- the IL26 gene encoding interleukin-26 isoform X1 — MCVCVLGWGGGTEMQLNYILSFGLLFTILPLVIVESKAPHSTTGCCHKETLSGAIDSLFIKAMRFKASIPADFIKNIKLLKKKTKSLFMKNCQFREQLISFFMEDVFRDLEFPSNKQMGFIEDFRSFGKKLNLCFPCAPYTGEMKPITRIKRVFYKIGNKGAYKAISELDILFLWIKNYLDGIN, encoded by the exons atgtgtgtgtgtgtattgggttGGGGTGGTGGTACGGAAATGCAACTAAACTATATTTTGAGTTTTGGGCTGCTTTTTACCATTCTGCCTTTGGTCATTGTTGAAAGCAAAGCACCTCATTCCACCACGGGCTGCTGTCATAAAGAAACCCTATCTGGAGCAATTGACAGCCTCTTCATCAAGGCCATGAGATTCAAAGCATCCATCCCA GCAGACTTCATCAAGAACATAAAACtgctgaaaaagaaaaccaaaagtcTATTCATG AAAAACTGCCAATTTCGAGAgcaattgatttcatttttcatggAAGATGTTTTCAGGGACCTTGAATTCCCATCGAATAAACAGATGGGTTTCATTGAGGACTTTCGTAGCTTTGGAAAGAAACTGAATCTCTGT tttccttgtgcTCCTTACACTGGGGAGATGAAGCCCATCACCAGAATTAAGAGAGTATTTTACAAG ATTGGAAACAAGGGAGCCTACAAAGCCATCAGTGAACTTGATATCCTTTTTCTCTGGATAAAAAATTACCTAGATGGCATTAACTAA
- the IL26 gene encoding interleukin-26 isoform X2, with protein sequence MCVCVLGWGGGTEMQLNYILSFGLLFTILPLVIVESKAPHSTTGCCHKETLSGAIDSLFIKAMRFKASIPADFIKNIKLLKKKTKSLFMKNCQFREQLISFFMEDVFRDLEFPSNKQMGFIEDFRSFGKKLNLCFPCAPYTGEMKPITRIKRVFYKVHSGLVKE encoded by the exons atgtgtgtgtgtgtattgggttGGGGTGGTGGTACGGAAATGCAACTAAACTATATTTTGAGTTTTGGGCTGCTTTTTACCATTCTGCCTTTGGTCATTGTTGAAAGCAAAGCACCTCATTCCACCACGGGCTGCTGTCATAAAGAAACCCTATCTGGAGCAATTGACAGCCTCTTCATCAAGGCCATGAGATTCAAAGCATCCATCCCA GCAGACTTCATCAAGAACATAAAACtgctgaaaaagaaaaccaaaagtcTATTCATG AAAAACTGCCAATTTCGAGAgcaattgatttcatttttcatggAAGATGTTTTCAGGGACCTTGAATTCCCATCGAATAAACAGATGGGTTTCATTGAGGACTTTCGTAGCTTTGGAAAGAAACTGAATCTCTGT tttccttgtgcTCCTTACACTGGGGAGATGAAGCCCATCACCAGAATTAAGAGAGTATTTTACAAG GTTCACTCTGGACTGGTGAAGGAATAG